A region of Culicoides brevitarsis isolate CSIRO-B50_1 chromosome 1, AGI_CSIRO_Cbre_v1, whole genome shotgun sequence DNA encodes the following proteins:
- the LOC134835698 gene encoding MOXD1 homolog 2: protein MAVTKSNSNNSNSCRLRMSLATTSTLATTNERTRGAINFKYKYNGKVVISLLISLLLSCYQISMVSCLNSGSSSLVDWSHSIDLDENYRVYWSIVDQEITFEIQVRATGYVGFGFSPDGTIYAADMVIGWIDGGQPYFQDRHIKKHGDGEPVVDPSQDYILLAGYGNTTHTVFRFKRKLDTCDSSHDIPITNNTMKILFMYHNLKPQRGSITPGSLPSPSEAFKHVIPVFLTQRSINSSTIRNQKHLEFMDLKNEDAQLPYLDETVHWCKMFKLSQFSKKNHIVRYEPVFDSPSSKMYLNHILLYECHGSSPEMEIMSREYGKMCPQPSVARPFGCNNIVATWVRGSDGFAFPEAAGYPLDSNHARFYLMVTQYANLMSDFSALHNDGMVDNSGLRIYYTPKLRQHDAGVLSIGMQPNWRHIIPPGQDSVVSEGHCVEECTKRAFPKQGINIFATMMRTHLIGKQVKLRHIRGREELLPIASDANTDSRYQEFRLLENPIKSYPGDRLIAECIYDTTRRSTLTLGGVSTREETCLVFTMYYPRQKELSTCHSLPSLPTVLHSLGIEELAVGSNPVQIALPQKLAGMSLETRLTTYDWDTNFEMFQRVTRMGSFKPMCMNAKGAELPGTRELESFSPNISKTWRLPPTCSFKYYGSNNKIHSMYNNRNRYVTEPESNLDATSFMNEESDILAAEDEGNDIIQIAARSKTSRSFDATLTNNCVRLTFNNSNLVLAMIVSIFYYYIVTRRRILC from the exons ATGGCAGTTACAAAATCAAAtagtaataatagtaatagtTGTAGGCTAAGAATGTCATTAGCAACCACAAGCACATTAGCAACAACAAATGAAAGAACACGAggagcaataaattttaaatataaatataatggaAAAGTTGTgatatcattattaatttcattactATTATCGTGTTATCAAATCAGCATGGTTTCATGTCTCAATAGTGGCAGTAGTAGTTTAGTGGATTGGAGCCATTCCATCGACTTGGATGAGAATTATCGCGTTTACTGGAGCATCGTTGACCAAGAAATCACGTTTGAGATACAAGTGCGGGCGACAGGTTATGTGGGCTTCGGGTTTTCGCCTGACGGCACCATTTATGCCGCTGACATGGTGATCGGATGGATTGACGGAGGACAACCATATTTCCAG GATCGTCATATTAAGAAGCATGGTGATGGCGAGCCTGTCGTTGACCCGTCGCAAGACTACATCCTGCTGGCTGGTTATGGCAATACCACTCACACCGTTTTCCGCTTCAAGAGGAAACTCGACACATGTGACTCGAGTCATGACATTCCAATAACG aaCAACACCATGAAAATCCTGTTCATGTATCATAATCTTAAGCCGCAGCGAGGCTCCATCACACCGGGGAGCCTTCCCTCACCTTCGGAGGCCTTCAAACATGTGATTCCCGTATTTCTTACGCAACGATCTATCAACTCGTCGACAATTCGGAACCAAAAGCATCTCGAGTTCATGGATTTGAAGAACGAAGACGCTCAGTTGCCGTATCTGGATGAGACAGTACATTGGTGTAAAATGTTCAAGCTGTcacaattttcaaagaaaaatcatatTGTTCGG TACGAGCCAGTTTTTGATTCCCCTTCCAGTAAAATGTATCTGAACCACATTCTTCTTTACGAGTGTCATGGTTCCTCGCCGGAAATGGAAATAATGTCTCGTGAATATGGGAAAATGTGTCCGCAACCGAGTGTGGCTAGGCCATTTGGATGCAATAACATCGTTGCAACATGGGTGCGCGGCTCCGAC ggTTTTGCATTTCCTGAAGCTGCCGGTTATCCATTAGACTCGAATCATGCTCGATTCTACCTGATGGTGACACAATACGCAAATCTAATGAGCGATTTTAGTGCGTTGCATAACGACGGTATGGTTGACAATTCAGGGCTTCGCATTTATTACACGCCCAAATTGCGACAACACGATGCTGGTGTGCTCTCCATTGGCATGCAACCCAATTGGCGACATATTATCCCGCCAGGACAGGATTCAGTTGTGTCGGAGGGTCACTGTGTTGAAGAATGCACAAAACGAGCGTTTCCGAAGCAAGgcatcaatatttttgctaCCATGATGCGCACACATTTGATCGGGAAACAAGTGAAATTGAgacat attcgtGGGCGTGAAGAACTTCTTCCGATTGCGTCGGATGCAAACACAGACTCACGTTATCAAGAATTCCGTTTGTTGGAGAATCCCATAAAATCCTATCCCGGCGATCGGTTGATCGCGGAGTGCATTTATGATACGACACGACGTTCGACATTGACGCTCGGAGGAGTGTCGACACGCGAGGAAACGTGCCTCGTGTTTACCATGTACTATCCGAGACAGAAGGAATTGTCGACATGTCATTCACTTCCAAGTCTACCGACAGTTTTGCATTCCTTGGGGATTGAGGAGTTGGCTGT cggaTCAAATCCCGTCCAAATCGCTCTCCCGCAAAAGCTAGCTGGCATGTCGTTAGAAACGCGACTTACAACTTACGATTGGGACACGAATTTCGAAATGTTCCAACGTGTCACGCGAATGGGATCATTTAAGCCCATGTGTATGAATGCCAAGGGCGCAGAGTTACCG gGCACCCGTGAACTCGAAAGTTTTAGTCCAAACATCTCGAAAACATGGCGACTCCCGCCAACATGTAGTTTTAAGTACTATGGCAGCAATAATAAAATCCACAGTATGTATAATAATCGCAATAGATACGTGACAGAGCCAGAAAGTAATCTGGATGCCACGAGTTTTATGAATGAAGAGTCTGATATATTAGCGGCGGAGGATGAAGGTAATGATATCATCCAGATCGCTGCACGAAGCAAAACATCGCGTAGTTTTGATGCCACATTAACAAATAACTGTGTTagattaacttttaataatagcAACTTAGTCTTAGCAATGATTGTTAgcattttctattattacaTTGTTACGAGGCGACGAATTTTGTGCTGA